One window of Hymenobacter sp. BRD128 genomic DNA carries:
- the kdpA gene encoding potassium-transporting ATPase subunit KdpA, translating to MNKELLGIALIFGTTVLLAVPLGRYLATIYRGDKSWSDFLAPFERLLYRLGGVRPERDMTWQQHLLALLAINIVWFGWAMLVLCTQGSLPLNPDHNPSMTPDQAFNTAISFLVNCNLQHYSGESGATYFSQAFCLMFLQFVTAATGMAACVVVFNALREGASEKLGNFYVYFVRSITRVLLPLSLAVALVVAFQGTPMTWQAKQPVVTVQGDSTFVSRGPAAAMIGIKQIGTNGGGFFGVNSAHPLENPTYLTNAVENGAIVLIPIAMALAFGYYLRRPRLGWMVFGVMTAGYLLLQVPTVYLEMHGNPAISHMGVDQSLGSLEGKEMRLGAPASALWAITTTVTSNGSVNAMHDSLTPLSGMNALLGMMTNAFYGGVGVGFLNFFVFIIVAVFISGLMVGRTPEFLGKKIEAREMKIAVLIALLHPLLILAGTALAAHLYAHNPTELAGWLANPGYHGFSEMLYEFTSSAANNGSGFEGLGDNTPWWNISTGVVLLLARYLPIIGPVAIAGILARKKFVPESAGTLRTDTGTFGIMVFFVIWIIAALAFFPALALGPLAEHFTLY from the coding sequence ATGAACAAAGAATTACTCGGCATCGCCCTCATTTTTGGGACCACGGTGCTGCTGGCCGTGCCGCTCGGCCGCTACCTGGCTACTATTTACCGAGGCGATAAAAGCTGGTCCGATTTCCTGGCGCCGTTCGAGCGCCTGCTCTACCGCCTCGGCGGCGTGCGCCCCGAGCGCGACATGACCTGGCAGCAGCACCTGCTGGCGCTGCTGGCCATCAATATCGTGTGGTTTGGCTGGGCCATGCTGGTGCTCTGCACCCAGGGCAGCCTACCCCTCAACCCCGACCATAACCCCAGCATGACGCCCGACCAGGCGTTCAATACGGCCATCTCCTTCCTCGTCAACTGCAACCTGCAGCACTACTCGGGCGAGTCGGGCGCCACGTACTTCTCGCAGGCTTTCTGCTTGATGTTCTTGCAGTTCGTGACGGCCGCTACCGGCATGGCCGCCTGCGTGGTCGTCTTCAATGCCCTGCGCGAAGGGGCCAGCGAAAAGCTCGGCAATTTCTACGTGTATTTCGTGCGCAGCATCACGCGGGTGCTGCTACCCCTCTCGCTGGCGGTGGCACTGGTGGTAGCCTTTCAGGGCACGCCCATGACGTGGCAGGCCAAGCAGCCAGTAGTGACCGTGCAGGGCGACAGCACGTTCGTGAGCCGCGGCCCGGCCGCCGCTATGATTGGTATCAAGCAAATTGGTACCAACGGCGGTGGCTTCTTCGGCGTCAACTCGGCCCACCCGCTCGAAAACCCGACCTACCTCACCAATGCCGTGGAGAATGGTGCTATCGTGCTCATTCCCATTGCCATGGCCCTGGCCTTCGGCTACTACCTGCGCCGGCCCCGGCTGGGCTGGATGGTATTTGGGGTGATGACGGCCGGCTACCTGCTGCTGCAAGTGCCCACCGTGTACCTCGAAATGCACGGCAACCCCGCCATCAGCCATATGGGCGTTGACCAAAGCCTGGGCTCGCTCGAAGGCAAGGAAATGCGCCTCGGCGCGCCGGCCTCGGCGCTCTGGGCCATCACCACCACCGTCACCTCCAACGGCTCGGTCAATGCCATGCACGACTCGCTCACGCCGCTTTCGGGCATGAATGCGCTGCTCGGCATGATGACCAACGCCTTCTACGGGGGGGTAGGGGTTGGCTTTCTCAACTTCTTCGTGTTCATCATCGTGGCCGTGTTTATCTCGGGGTTGATGGTGGGGCGCACGCCCGAGTTTCTGGGTAAGAAAATCGAGGCCCGCGAAATGAAAATCGCCGTGCTCATTGCCCTGCTGCACCCGCTGCTCATCCTCGCCGGCACCGCCCTGGCGGCCCACCTCTACGCCCACAACCCCACCGAGCTGGCCGGCTGGCTGGCCAACCCTGGCTACCACGGCTTCTCAGAGATGCTCTACGAGTTCACGTCCTCGGCCGCCAACAATGGTTCGGGCTTCGAGGGCCTCGGCGACAATACGCCCTGGTGGAACATCTCGACGGGGGTAGTGCTGCTGCTGGCTCGCTACCTGCCCATCATCGGCCCGGTGGCCATCGCCGGCATCCTAGCCCGCAAAAAGTTTGTGCCCGAAAGCGCCGGCACCCTGCGCACCGACACCGGCACCTTCGGCATCATGGTCTTCTTCGTGATTTGGATTATCGCCGCGCTGGCCTTCTTCCCGGCCCTGGCGCTGGGTCCGCTGGCCGAGCATTTCACGCTGTATTAA
- the kdpB gene encoding potassium-transporting ATPase subunit KdpB, with translation MATQSQSLFQPALVAEATKQAFVKLDPRSMFRNPVMFTVEIGTVVMLLVTIGLLLKPDAAQGSFGYNFTVFIVLFLTLLFANFAEAIAEARGKAQADSLRKTRQDTPAKVRQPDGSFTSVSSAQLQKGQVFVVEAGEIIPTDGEIIEGLATIDESAITGESAPVIREAGGDKSSVTGGTKVLSDRIVVLVTTAPGESFLDKMIALVEGASRQKTPNEIALTILLAGFTLVFVIVCVTLQPFAAYSKTPIAVASFIALFVCLIPTTIGGLLSAIGIAGMDRALRANVITKSGKAVETAGDIDVLLLDKTGTITIGNRKATHFWPAPGVSERELVEAATLSSLHDETPEGKSIVELAQQVRRQDAADLQKRAQGSEAIKFTAETRSSGVTLAGGERIRKGASDAIRTLANAAGQEFPNETTQQVAAVASNGGTPLVVSQNDRILGVVELQDIIKPGIQERFERLRKMGIKTVMVTGDNPLTAKFIAEKAGVDDFIAEAKPEDKMKYIRNEQQGGKLVAMMGDGTNDAPALAQADVGVAMNSGTQAAKEAGNMVDLDNDPTKLIEVVEIGKQLLMTRGTLTTFSIANDVAKYFAIVPALFMVAIPALGALNIMGLKSPQSAILSAVIFNALIIPALVPLALKGVAYTPVGASALLRRNLLIYGLGGVVVPFIGIKVIDLVVGVFL, from the coding sequence ATGGCAACCCAATCCCAATCTCTCTTTCAACCTGCGCTCGTGGCCGAGGCCACCAAGCAGGCGTTCGTGAAGCTCGACCCGCGCAGCATGTTCCGCAACCCGGTGATGTTCACCGTGGAAATCGGCACCGTGGTGATGCTGCTGGTCACCATCGGCCTGCTGCTGAAGCCCGATGCGGCGCAGGGCAGCTTCGGCTACAACTTCACGGTGTTCATCGTCCTGTTTCTCACCCTGCTGTTTGCCAATTTTGCCGAGGCCATTGCCGAGGCGCGTGGCAAGGCTCAGGCCGACTCGCTACGCAAAACCCGCCAGGACACGCCTGCCAAGGTGCGCCAGCCCGATGGCAGCTTCACGAGCGTGAGTTCGGCCCAGCTCCAGAAAGGCCAGGTATTTGTGGTCGAGGCCGGCGAAATTATCCCCACCGACGGCGAGATTATCGAGGGCCTAGCCACCATCGACGAGTCGGCCATCACCGGCGAGTCGGCCCCGGTTATCCGCGAGGCGGGCGGCGATAAATCGAGCGTGACGGGCGGCACCAAGGTGCTCTCCGACCGCATCGTGGTGCTGGTGACTACCGCCCCCGGCGAGTCGTTTCTGGATAAGATGATTGCGCTGGTCGAAGGCGCCTCACGCCAGAAAACGCCCAACGAAATCGCCCTCACTATCCTGCTGGCCGGCTTTACGCTGGTGTTCGTGATTGTGTGCGTGACCCTGCAGCCGTTTGCGGCTTATTCGAAGACGCCCATCGCGGTGGCCTCGTTCATTGCCCTGTTTGTGTGCCTGATTCCGACGACCATCGGCGGGCTGCTCTCGGCCATCGGCATTGCGGGCATGGACCGCGCATTGCGGGCCAACGTCATCACCAAGAGCGGCAAAGCCGTGGAAACGGCCGGCGACATCGACGTGCTGCTGCTCGACAAAACCGGCACCATCACCATCGGCAACCGCAAGGCGACGCACTTCTGGCCCGCGCCCGGCGTGAGCGAGCGTGAACTGGTAGAGGCCGCTACCCTCAGCTCTTTGCACGACGAAACGCCCGAGGGCAAGAGCATCGTGGAGCTGGCCCAGCAGGTGCGCCGCCAGGATGCGGCCGACCTGCAAAAGCGTGCCCAGGGCAGCGAGGCTATCAAATTCACGGCCGAAACCCGCAGCTCGGGCGTGACGCTGGCCGGCGGCGAGCGCATCCGCAAGGGCGCCTCCGACGCCATCCGCACCCTGGCCAACGCCGCCGGCCAAGAGTTTCCCAACGAAACTACCCAGCAGGTAGCCGCGGTGGCCAGCAACGGCGGCACCCCGCTGGTAGTGAGCCAAAACGACCGCATTCTGGGAGTAGTAGAGTTGCAGGACATCATCAAGCCCGGCATTCAGGAGCGCTTCGAGCGGCTGCGCAAAATGGGCATTAAAACCGTGATGGTGACTGGTGACAACCCCCTTACCGCCAAGTTTATCGCCGAAAAAGCGGGCGTCGATGACTTCATTGCCGAGGCCAAGCCCGAGGACAAGATGAAGTACATCCGCAATGAGCAGCAGGGCGGTAAGCTGGTGGCCATGATGGGCGACGGCACCAACGACGCCCCCGCCCTGGCCCAGGCCGACGTGGGGGTAGCCATGAACTCGGGCACCCAGGCCGCCAAGGAAGCCGGCAACATGGTAGACCTCGACAACGACCCCACCAAGCTCATCGAGGTAGTCGAAATCGGCAAGCAGCTGCTCATGACCCGCGGCACGCTCACCACCTTCTCCATCGCCAACGACGTGGCCAAGTACTTCGCCATCGTGCCGGCGCTATTTATGGTGGCCATCCCGGCCCTGGGCGCCCTCAACATCATGGGCCTGAAGTCGCCGCAGTCGGCCATTCTCTCGGCCGTTATTTTCAATGCGCTCATCATCCCGGCCCTGGTGCCGCTGGCCCTGAAGGGGGTCGCCTATACGCCGGTGGGCGCCTCGGCGCTGCTGCGCCGCAACCTGCTCATCTACGGGCTAGGGGGGGTAGTGGTACCGTTCATCGGCATCAAGGTCATTGACTTGGTAGTGGGGGTTTTTCTTTAG
- the kdpC gene encoding potassium-transporting ATPase subunit KdpC, whose amino-acid sequence MKSQFLPALRLTLVMMVLCCGIYPALVWAAARLAPGRGEGVQVRQNGRLVGFANVGQRFDKPQYFSSRPSAASYHADGSSGSNKGPSNPDYLKEVQARLDTFLVKNPGVACADVPAELLTASGSGLDPDLSPQGAAVQVARVARARGLAPAQVASLVRQHTETSLLGPSRVNVLQLNLALDALPGR is encoded by the coding sequence ATGAAATCCCAATTCCTTCCCGCCCTGCGCCTGACCCTCGTGATGATGGTGCTGTGCTGCGGCATTTACCCGGCCCTGGTGTGGGCCGCCGCCCGGCTAGCCCCTGGCCGCGGCGAAGGCGTGCAAGTGCGCCAAAACGGCCGCCTCGTGGGCTTCGCCAACGTGGGCCAGCGCTTCGACAAGCCGCAGTATTTCAGCTCGCGGCCCTCGGCGGCCAGCTACCACGCCGACGGCTCCAGCGGCTCGAACAAAGGCCCTAGCAACCCCGACTACCTCAAGGAAGTGCAAGCCCGGCTCGATACTTTTCTAGTGAAAAACCCCGGCGTAGCGTGCGCCGACGTGCCCGCCGAATTGCTCACCGCCAGCGGCTCTGGCCTCGACCCCGACCTCTCGCCCCAGGGCGCGGCGGTGCAGGTGGCGCGCGTGGCGCGGGCCCGCGGGCTAGCCCCGGCGCAAGTGGCCAGCCTGGTGCGGCAGCACACCGAAACCAGCCTGCTCGGCCCCAGTAGGGTGAACGTGCTGCAACTCAACCTGGCGCTGGATGCGCTGCCGGGCCGCTAA
- a CDS encoding sigma-54 dependent transcriptional regulator: MPHATSSETLLLIDDESHLRGITARLLELEGYAVLQAPDAYRGLALLRDYADDIVLILCDVKLPDAHGVELLPRFRQQAPLAEVVLLTAYGTVPDSVRAMKAGAFDYLTKGDSDDQLVVVVARAVAKARLQRRVAELEKQVGQRHTFETIIGHAPALEAAKHLARQVAPTEATVLLEGPTGAGKELFAQAIHRASGRATKPFVAVNCSAFAKDLLESELFGYKKGAFTGAVADKKGLIEEASGGTLFLDEIGELELSLQAKLLRVLESQEYIKVGDTRPTRANVRLIAATNRNLRQEAAEGHFRADLYYRLSVFVVPVPSLAARRTDVPMLAAFYLSHFAARLRRPPLALSAEALAALHAYPWPGNVRELRNVLERAAILTPPGQAVEVAGLPLEVQLAAAPGPASLATEDERSLRNAERQHIRRILLEVNGNKAEAARVLGIAHTTLYRKIQEYGL, translated from the coding sequence ATGCCGCACGCTACCAGCTCCGAAACCCTCCTGCTCATCGACGACGAAAGCCACCTGCGCGGCATCACGGCGCGGCTGCTGGAGCTGGAAGGCTACGCCGTGCTCCAGGCTCCCGACGCCTACCGGGGCCTGGCGCTGCTCCGGGACTACGCCGATGATATAGTGCTAATACTATGCGATGTGAAGCTGCCCGACGCCCACGGCGTGGAGCTGCTGCCGCGCTTCCGCCAGCAGGCGCCCCTGGCCGAGGTGGTGCTGCTCACGGCCTACGGCACCGTGCCCGACAGCGTGCGCGCCATGAAGGCCGGCGCCTTCGACTACCTCACCAAGGGCGACTCGGACGACCAGCTGGTGGTGGTGGTGGCCCGCGCCGTGGCCAAGGCCCGCCTCCAGCGCCGGGTGGCCGAGCTGGAAAAGCAGGTGGGCCAGCGCCACACGTTTGAGACGATAATCGGCCACGCGCCGGCCCTGGAAGCGGCCAAGCACCTGGCCCGGCAGGTGGCGCCCACCGAGGCCACGGTGCTGCTCGAAGGCCCCACCGGCGCGGGCAAGGAGCTGTTTGCCCAGGCCATTCACCGGGCCAGCGGGCGCGCCACCAAGCCGTTCGTGGCCGTCAACTGCTCGGCCTTCGCCAAGGATTTGCTTGAATCCGAATTGTTTGGCTACAAGAAAGGGGCCTTCACCGGGGCAGTAGCCGATAAGAAGGGCCTGATTGAGGAAGCCAGCGGCGGCACGTTGTTTCTGGACGAAATCGGCGAGTTGGAGCTGAGCCTGCAAGCCAAGCTGCTGCGCGTGCTCGAAAGCCAGGAGTACATCAAGGTGGGCGACACGCGGCCCACCCGTGCCAACGTGCGCCTCATCGCGGCCACCAACCGCAACCTGCGCCAGGAAGCCGCCGAGGGGCACTTTCGGGCCGATTTGTACTACCGCCTGTCCGTATTCGTGGTGCCGGTGCCGTCGCTGGCGGCCCGCCGCACCGACGTGCCGATGCTGGCGGCGTTCTACCTCAGCCATTTTGCCGCCCGGCTGCGCCGCCCGCCGCTGGCCCTCAGCGCCGAGGCGCTGGCCGCCCTGCACGCCTACCCCTGGCCCGGCAACGTGCGCGAGCTGCGCAACGTGCTGGAGCGCGCCGCCATCCTCACGCCGCCCGGCCAGGCGGTGGAGGTGGCCGGCCTGCCCCTCGAAGTGCAGCTGGCCGCCGCGCCCGGCCCCGCCAGCCTGGCCACCGAGGACGAGCGCAGCCTGCGCAACGCCGAGCGGCAGCACATCCGGCGCATCTTACTGGAAGTCAACGGCAACAAGGCCGAGGCGGCGCGGGTGCTGGGCATCGCGCACACCACCTTATACCGCAAGATTCAGGAGTACGGGCTGTAG
- a CDS encoding potassium-transporting ATPase subunit F: MITSNPTPAAAMMLALLLLSLATFGYLGYVLLKPEKF; this comes from the coding sequence TTGATAACATCTAACCCTACCCCCGCTGCTGCCATGATGCTCGCCCTGCTGCTGCTCTCCCTCGCCACGTTTGGCTACCTCGGCTACGTGCTGCTGAAACCGGAGAAATTTTAA